A portion of the Camelus ferus isolate YT-003-E chromosome 16, BCGSAC_Cfer_1.0, whole genome shotgun sequence genome contains these proteins:
- the GRN gene encoding progranulin isoform X1: MWTLVSWVAFVTGLVAGTQCPDGQLCPVACCLDPGGASYSCCNPIPDTWPAALSRRLGTPCQIDAHCLPGYSCILTVSGTSSCCPFPEAVSCGDGRHCCPQGFHCSADGRSCFQRSDTNLLGAVQCPDRRYECPNSSTCCTMPDGSWGCCPMPQASCCEDKVHCCPHGTSCDLAHARCLTTTGTHPLAKKIPAQKSKRAVVLCPDAQSQCPDGSTCCKLPSGKYGCCPMPNAICCADHLHCCPQGTVCDLIQSKCLSKENATDLLTKLPADTVQEVKCDMEVSCPDDYTCCRLQSGAWGCCPFAQAVCCEDHVHCCPAGFRCDTEKGTCEQGAHRVPWMEKSPAYLSLPDPQAVESDVPCDNITSCPSSSTCCRFMSGEWGCCPVPEAVCCSDHQHCCPQGYTCMAEGHCKREDKIVTGMAKMPAHRASLSHPKDMGCDQHTSCPVGQTCCPSLSRGWACCQLPHAVCCEDRQHCCPAGYTCNVKARSCEKEADSAHPAAQLTHSPHVGVGNVECGAGHFCHDNQTCCPDSRGGWACCPYRQGTCCLDKRHCCPAGFRCGAKGTKCLRRKALRWDTPLRDAAPRQLL, encoded by the exons ATGTGGACCCTGGTGAGCTGGGTGGCCTTTGTGACAGGGCTGGTGGCTGGAACACAGTGCCCAGATGGTCAGCTCTGCCCTGTGGCCTGTTGCCTGGACCCGGGAGGAGCCAGCTACAGCTGCTGCAATCCCATCCCG GACACGTGGCCCGCAGCACTGAGCAGGCGTCTGGGCACACCCTGCCAGATTGATGCCCACTGCCTTCCTGGCTACTCCTGCATCCTCACCGTCTCGGGGACCTCCAGCTGCTGCCCATTCCCAGAG GCCGTGTCATGCGGAGATGGCCGCCATTGCTGCCCACAGGGCTTCCACTGCAGTGCTGATGGGCGGTCCTGCTTCCAGAGATCAG ATACCAACCTCTTGGGTGCCGTCCAGTGCCCCGACAGACGGTATGAATGCCCCAACTCCTCCACGTGCTGCACTATGCCTGATGGCTCCTGGGGATGCTGCCCCATGCCCCAG GCTTCTTGCTGTGAAGACAAGGTGCACTGCTGCCCCCATGGTACCTCCTGTGACCTGGCTCATGCCCGCTGCCTCACCACCACGGGGACCCACCCCCTGGCAAAGAAGATTCCTGCACAAAAGTCTAAAAGGGCag tgGTCTTGTGCCCTGATGCACAGTCCCAGTGCCCTGACGGTTCTACCTGCTGCAAGCTTCCTAGTGGAAAGTATGGCTGCTGCCCGATGCCCAAT GCCATCTGCTGCGCCGACCACCTGCACTGCTGCCCTCAAGGCACTGTGTGCGACCTGATCCAGAGTAAGTGCCTCTCCAAGGAGAATGCCACAGACCTCCTCACCAAGCTGCCTGCAGATACAG TGCAGGAGGTGAAGTGTGACATGGAGGTGAGCTGCCCAGATGACTACACCTGCTGCCGCCTGCAGTCcggggcctggggctgctgcccTTTTGCCCAG GCCGTGTGCTGTGAGGACCACGTCCACTGCTGTCCGGCTGGGTTTAGGTGTGACACAGAGAAGGGTACCTGCGAACAGGGGGCCCACCGGGTGCCCTGGATGGAGAAGTCCCCAGCCTACCTCAGCCTGCCAGACCCCCAAGCCGTGGAGAGTGATGTCCCCTGTGATAACATCACCAGCTGTCCCTCCTCCAGTACCTGCTGTCGCTTCATGTctggggagtggggctgctgCCCTGTCCCAGAG GCTGTCTGCTGCTCGGACCACCAGCACTGCTGCCCCCAGGGCTACACATGTATGGCTGAGGGGCACTGCAAGAGGGAGGACAAGATTGTTACTGGGATGGCCAAGATGCCTGCCCACCGGGCTTCGCTGTCCCACCCCAAAGACATGGGCTGTGACCAGCACACCAGCTGCCCAGTGGGGCAGACCTGCTGCCCAAGCCTGAGCAGGGGCTGGGCCTGCTGCCAGCTGCCCCAC GCCGTGTGCTGTGAGGACCGCCAGCACTGCTGCCCTGCTGGCTACACCTGTAATGTGAAGGCCCGATCCTGTGAGAAGGAGGCAGATTCTGCCCACCCTGCTGCCCAGCTGACCCACAGCCCTCACGTGGGTGTGGGGAACGTAGAGTGTGGGGCGGGACACTTCTGCCATGATAACCAGACCTGCTGCCCAGACAGCCGAGGGGGCTGGGCCTGCTGTCCCTATCGCCAG GGCACCTGTTGTTTGGACAAGCGTCACTGCTGTCCCGCTGGCTTCCGCTGTGGGGCCAAGGGCACCAAGTGTTTGCGCAGGAAAGCCCTGCGCTGGGACACTCCTCTGAGGGACGCGGCCCCCAGACAGCTGCTGTGA
- the GRN gene encoding progranulin isoform X2 has protein sequence MWTLVSWVAFVTGLVAGTQCPDGQLCPVACCLDPGGASYSCCNPIPDTWPAALSRRLGTPCQIDAHCLPGYSCILTVSGTSSCCPFPEAVSCGDGRHCCPQGFHCSADGRSCFQRSDTNLLGAVQCPDRRYECPNSSTCCTMPDGSWGCCPMPQASCCEDKVHCCPHGTSCDLAHARCLTTTGTHPLAKKIPAQKSKRAVVLCPDAQSQCPDGSTCCKLPSGKYGCCPMPNAICCADHLHCCPQGTVCDLIQSKCLSKENATDLLTKLPADTVQEVKCDMEVSCPDDYTCCRLQSGAWGCCPFAQAVCCEDHVHCCPAGFRCDTEKGTCEQGAHRVPWMEKSPAYLSLPDPQAVESDVPCDNITSCPSSSTCCRFMSGEWGCCPVPEAVCCEDRQHCCPAGYTCNVKARSCEKEADSAHPAAQLTHSPHVGVGNVECGAGHFCHDNQTCCPDSRGGWACCPYRQGTCCLDKRHCCPAGFRCGAKGTKCLRRKALRWDTPLRDAAPRQLL, from the exons ATGTGGACCCTGGTGAGCTGGGTGGCCTTTGTGACAGGGCTGGTGGCTGGAACACAGTGCCCAGATGGTCAGCTCTGCCCTGTGGCCTGTTGCCTGGACCCGGGAGGAGCCAGCTACAGCTGCTGCAATCCCATCCCG GACACGTGGCCCGCAGCACTGAGCAGGCGTCTGGGCACACCCTGCCAGATTGATGCCCACTGCCTTCCTGGCTACTCCTGCATCCTCACCGTCTCGGGGACCTCCAGCTGCTGCCCATTCCCAGAG GCCGTGTCATGCGGAGATGGCCGCCATTGCTGCCCACAGGGCTTCCACTGCAGTGCTGATGGGCGGTCCTGCTTCCAGAGATCAG ATACCAACCTCTTGGGTGCCGTCCAGTGCCCCGACAGACGGTATGAATGCCCCAACTCCTCCACGTGCTGCACTATGCCTGATGGCTCCTGGGGATGCTGCCCCATGCCCCAG GCTTCTTGCTGTGAAGACAAGGTGCACTGCTGCCCCCATGGTACCTCCTGTGACCTGGCTCATGCCCGCTGCCTCACCACCACGGGGACCCACCCCCTGGCAAAGAAGATTCCTGCACAAAAGTCTAAAAGGGCag tgGTCTTGTGCCCTGATGCACAGTCCCAGTGCCCTGACGGTTCTACCTGCTGCAAGCTTCCTAGTGGAAAGTATGGCTGCTGCCCGATGCCCAAT GCCATCTGCTGCGCCGACCACCTGCACTGCTGCCCTCAAGGCACTGTGTGCGACCTGATCCAGAGTAAGTGCCTCTCCAAGGAGAATGCCACAGACCTCCTCACCAAGCTGCCTGCAGATACAG TGCAGGAGGTGAAGTGTGACATGGAGGTGAGCTGCCCAGATGACTACACCTGCTGCCGCCTGCAGTCcggggcctggggctgctgcccTTTTGCCCAG GCCGTGTGCTGTGAGGACCACGTCCACTGCTGTCCGGCTGGGTTTAGGTGTGACACAGAGAAGGGTACCTGCGAACAGGGGGCCCACCGGGTGCCCTGGATGGAGAAGTCCCCAGCCTACCTCAGCCTGCCAGACCCCCAAGCCGTGGAGAGTGATGTCCCCTGTGATAACATCACCAGCTGTCCCTCCTCCAGTACCTGCTGTCGCTTCATGTctggggagtggggctgctgCCCTGTCCCAGAG GCCGTGTGCTGTGAGGACCGCCAGCACTGCTGCCCTGCTGGCTACACCTGTAATGTGAAGGCCCGATCCTGTGAGAAGGAGGCAGATTCTGCCCACCCTGCTGCCCAGCTGACCCACAGCCCTCACGTGGGTGTGGGGAACGTAGAGTGTGGGGCGGGACACTTCTGCCATGATAACCAGACCTGCTGCCCAGACAGCCGAGGGGGCTGGGCCTGCTGTCCCTATCGCCAG GGCACCTGTTGTTTGGACAAGCGTCACTGCTGTCCCGCTGGCTTCCGCTGTGGGGCCAAGGGCACCAAGTGTTTGCGCAGGAAAGCCCTGCGCTGGGACACTCCTCTGAGGGACGCGGCCCCCAGACAGCTGCTGTGA